Proteins from a genomic interval of Streptomyces sp. Tu6071:
- a CDS encoding nucleoside deaminase, whose translation MSKQTTSQNGHFLSRAIQISRSSLERGGTPFGAIVVMNGEIVGEGESSVVERWDPSAHAEVMALRDAGQRLKRHLFENSTMYASSEPCPMCLAACLWARIPRLIYGADSHDVARNGFEDVQFYRELALPTNDRTRITETQSSDHRPQALQVLTSWAEGLPEPVEPKL comes from the coding sequence ATGAGCAAGCAGACCACGAGTCAAAACGGGCACTTCTTGAGCCGTGCGATTCAAATCTCTCGCAGCTCCCTGGAGCGTGGAGGCACACCTTTCGGCGCCATCGTCGTGATGAATGGGGAGATCGTTGGCGAAGGCGAAAGTAGCGTAGTGGAGAGGTGGGACCCTTCTGCTCATGCGGAAGTGATGGCCCTCAGAGACGCCGGTCAAAGGCTCAAACGGCACCTGTTCGAAAACAGCACCATGTATGCGAGTAGCGAGCCATGCCCCATGTGCTTGGCCGCCTGCCTCTGGGCGCGAATCCCTCGATTGATCTATGGCGCCGATAGCCACGATGTTGCACGCAACGGATTTGAGGACGTCCAGTTTTATCGGGAATTGGCGCTCCCTACCAACGACCGAACCCGCATCACCGAGACCCAGTCCAGCGATCACCGACCTCAGGCCCTCCAAGTCCTCACCTCGTGGGCCGAAGGACTTCCCGAGCCCGTAGAGCCCAAGCTTTGA